One Pseudomonas sp. C27(2019) DNA window includes the following coding sequences:
- a CDS encoding VWA domain-containing protein has translation MPSFINHWPEWTRLYWLLCVPALLFLLWGLYQADKQQHSWRSWLPQAFHTILLSSGAHRLRRSRYLLLGSAWLCAILALLGPSWEKPLQQSNNQQLASPLVIAIQLTPDMLANDLAPNRLDRVRAKVLSLLEQRGAAFSALVVYAGSAHTLVPLSNDLLTSKNLLKALQPELMPVAGQRADLAIERAVHLLKQGAQGEGQILLISTGVSAPEQTAIQALLKQHPVQLKIIGVGTLTGAPVIDPAHGHFISDASGAIVISRLNEVSLQLLAKHSSSPYTRLNNDDKDLNALDILAHSDTHLSTEMSRQNIVHNDQGYWFILPLLLLVAFSARRGGLLLLVACILPMPSFAFEFNDLWLRPDQQGQKLLQQQQPKLAAQQFSDPLWRATALYLAEDYTAAAQLFAHFDSPETHYNRGNALALAGLLVEAAEAYQQALNQAPDMLAAQFNLTVIEDALQNKQDSTPNNGESAGTAEPSTSDASDPLATTTTEDSAKTQGKPAQAVIDTVSAPVSNTLQGQQNLAEQQQAPLEQAWHDSTLAEPAIHLESWLEQIPDNPSELLKRKFWYEHNMQEAAP, from the coding sequence ATGCCCTCTTTCATCAACCACTGGCCGGAGTGGACACGCCTGTATTGGCTGCTATGTGTTCCTGCACTGCTGTTTTTGCTTTGGGGGCTATACCAAGCGGACAAGCAGCAACACAGCTGGCGCTCATGGTTGCCTCAGGCCTTTCACACTATTTTATTAAGTAGCGGCGCACACCGGCTGAGGCGTAGTCGCTACCTTTTATTAGGCAGTGCGTGGTTGTGTGCAATTTTGGCATTACTGGGCCCAAGCTGGGAAAAACCCCTACAGCAGTCCAACAACCAGCAGCTTGCTTCCCCATTGGTCATTGCTATCCAGCTCACCCCAGACATGCTTGCCAATGACTTAGCCCCCAACCGTTTAGATCGAGTTCGCGCTAAAGTACTCAGTCTACTCGAACAACGTGGCGCAGCCTTTAGCGCACTCGTTGTGTATGCCGGCAGCGCACACACACTGGTGCCGTTGAGCAATGATTTACTGACCAGCAAAAATCTTCTAAAAGCACTGCAACCTGAGCTGATGCCTGTCGCTGGACAGCGGGCTGATTTAGCCATTGAGCGCGCAGTGCATTTATTAAAACAGGGCGCACAAGGCGAAGGGCAGATTTTATTGATCAGCACAGGTGTCTCTGCGCCCGAGCAAACAGCAATCCAAGCACTACTCAAACAGCATCCTGTGCAATTAAAAATCATCGGAGTCGGCACCCTAACAGGCGCACCCGTTATTGACCCTGCACACGGTCATTTTATTAGCGATGCCTCAGGTGCCATAGTCATTAGTCGCCTCAACGAAGTGTCATTACAATTGCTAGCCAAGCACAGCAGCAGCCCTTACACACGTCTAAATAATGATGACAAAGACTTAAACGCACTCGATATATTGGCTCATTCAGACACTCATTTAAGCACTGAGATGAGCAGACAGAACATCGTACATAACGACCAAGGCTATTGGTTTATTTTACCCTTGCTACTACTTGTCGCGTTTTCAGCACGGCGTGGCGGGCTGCTGCTGTTAGTGGCCTGTATACTGCCAATGCCTTCTTTTGCATTTGAGTTTAATGACCTGTGGCTCCGTCCTGATCAACAAGGGCAGAAGCTTCTCCAGCAGCAACAACCTAAGCTGGCAGCACAGCAATTTTCCGACCCCCTGTGGCGCGCAACAGCACTGTATTTAGCCGAAGACTACACAGCAGCAGCCCAGTTATTTGCACACTTTGATAGCCCCGAAACCCACTACAATCGCGGCAATGCTTTGGCCTTGGCTGGTTTGCTAGTAGAAGCAGCTGAAGCCTATCAGCAAGCATTAAACCAAGCGCCAGACATGCTCGCCGCACAGTTTAATCTGACCGTTATCGAGGACGCTCTGCAAAACAAGCAAGACTCCACTCCTAATAATGGAGAGTCTGCCGGCACAGCAGAGCCATCAACCAGCGACGCTAGCGATCCACTCGCTACAACCACGACAGAGGACAGCGCAAAAACACAAGGTAAGCCAGCTCAAGCCGTAATCGATACAGTAAGCGCACCCGTGTCTAACACCCTGCAAGGCCAGCAAAATTTAGCCGAGCAACAACAGGCACCATTAGAGCAAGCGTGGCATGACTCCACCCTTGCCGAACCAGCTATCCACTTAGAAAGCTGGCTAGAGCAGATTCCTGATAATCCCAGTGAATTATTAAAGCGAAAGTTTTGGTATGAACACAATATGCAGGAGGCCGCACCTTGA
- a CDS encoding GNAT family N-acetyltransferase has translation MSEQIEIVHNPKNQCFSAQVDGYQAILEYRTVDAQTLDFHHTYVPNELRGKGIAALLAKAGLAFAKQQGYTVIPSCSYIEVYLQRHPQ, from the coding sequence ATGAGTGAGCAAATAGAGATTGTGCATAACCCAAAAAATCAGTGTTTTTCAGCGCAGGTGGATGGGTATCAGGCTATTTTAGAATATCGTACAGTGGATGCGCAGACGCTTGATTTTCACCACACTTATGTTCCTAATGAACTGCGGGGTAAAGGTATTGCTGCGCTATTGGCTAAAGCGGGCTTGGCTTTTGCAAAACAGCAAGGCTATACGGTGATACCTTCCTGTTCGTATATAGAAGTCTACCTGCAACGTCACCCACAATAA
- a CDS encoding DUF4381 domain-containing protein — MISPEQLQPLILPSPVSWWPPALGWWLLAVLLIVLLGIWRYLSRIRAATSQAASSDPLRDSALQQLHTLAKPYDGAQAGPWLQQINQLLKRICATRYPESASHTLSGREWLAFLDSRCPAAGLSRWMILVQGAYQPDCRLDNKSIAQLQQAIDTWIRKHV, encoded by the coding sequence ATGATCAGTCCCGAACAACTGCAGCCGCTTATCTTGCCCAGCCCAGTTAGCTGGTGGCCGCCAGCCTTAGGCTGGTGGCTGCTTGCTGTGCTGCTGATTGTTTTGCTTGGCATTTGGCGCTACCTCAGCCGTATTCGTGCAGCAACAAGCCAAGCGGCCAGCAGTGACCCTTTACGCGACAGCGCTTTACAGCAATTGCACACCCTAGCAAAACCTTATGATGGTGCCCAGGCCGGCCCTTGGCTGCAGCAAATCAACCAGCTGCTCAAACGCATCTGTGCCACACGCTACCCTGAAAGCGCCAGCCATACCCTAAGCGGACGTGAATGGTTAGCTTTTTTAGACAGCCGCTGCCCGGCTGCTGGGCTTTCGCGCTGGATGATTTTAGTGCAAGGTGCCTATCAACCTGACTGTCGCCTAGATAACAAATCCATCGCCCAGTTACAGCAGGCCATTGATACTTGGATCCGAAAGCATGTTTGA
- the ligA gene encoding NAD-dependent DNA ligase LigA, which translates to MNSKQTISTRIAQLRQTIEAHDYSYYVLDAPTVPDSEYDRLFSQLRELEQQHPELITADSPTQRVSGQPLDTFIQVQHGVPMLSLGNAFAEEQVLEFAQRAEQALGASQGQSDLFSAAPVSIEYCCEPKLDGLAVSISYEQGVLVRAATRGDGQTGEDITANVRTIRNVPLKLQGEGWPENLEVRGEVYMPKAGFELLNQRALAADQKPFANPRNAAAGSLRQLDAKISASRPLEFCCYGSSTEDLAQTHAGTLQRLREWGISISPELKVVNSIEGCLAYYADIGQRRAQLPYDIDGVVFKINALEQQHSLGFRAREPRWALAYKFAAQEEITELLDVEFQVGRTGAVTPVARLKPVHVGGVMVSNATLHNMDEVARLGVMIGDTVIVRRAGDVIPQITQVLLARRPSDARAIEAPSQCPVCGSQVERTQLVRRSKNKQVVSEGAVWRCMGRLSCQAQLQQALIHFVSRRAMDIDGLGEKIIEQLVTRKLVASPADLYRLTYEQVLELDGFADVSARNLLSAIAGSKQPRLARLIFALGIPDVGEETAKVLARALGSMQRLQQAYPQTLLWLPEIGAEVAHEITSFFADNHNQSVIAQLAELQVQAVDEGQTDVAFQACATLAGFIEQFNISGVAHTNALRLAQHFKSVAALFAADWLDLCSVERLSKNTALALQDFISQDEQREHALCLEQQLIEFGMHWNCQRTQMQAAPLAGQTWVLTGTLEQLTREQAKVRLEQLGAKVAGSVSAKTSCVVAGASAGSKLVRAQELAIPVLDEAAFIERMTQLENR; encoded by the coding sequence ATGAATTCAAAACAGACTATTTCTACACGCATCGCACAGTTGCGCCAAACGATTGAAGCGCATGATTACAGTTATTATGTTTTAGATGCACCCACTGTGCCGGACAGTGAGTACGATCGCTTATTTTCACAGTTACGTGAGCTGGAGCAGCAACACCCAGAGCTGATCACTGCAGACTCACCAACCCAGCGCGTGTCAGGCCAGCCCCTCGATACTTTTATTCAAGTGCAGCATGGCGTGCCGATGTTAAGTTTGGGTAATGCCTTTGCTGAGGAGCAGGTTCTGGAGTTTGCTCAGCGTGCAGAGCAGGCACTGGGCGCAAGCCAAGGGCAGAGTGATTTATTTTCTGCTGCGCCCGTTTCTATTGAGTATTGCTGTGAGCCTAAGCTGGATGGTCTTGCCGTAAGTATCAGTTATGAACAGGGCGTGTTGGTACGTGCGGCAACCCGCGGTGATGGGCAAACCGGCGAAGATATTACTGCTAATGTGCGCACCATTCGCAATGTTCCGCTGAAGCTACAGGGTGAGGGTTGGCCTGAGAATTTAGAGGTGCGTGGTGAAGTTTATATGCCAAAAGCGGGCTTCGAATTACTCAATCAGCGTGCCCTCGCAGCGGATCAAAAGCCCTTTGCCAATCCACGTAATGCTGCGGCTGGAAGCTTACGTCAGCTTGATGCGAAAATTAGCGCCAGTCGGCCACTGGAGTTTTGTTGCTACGGCAGCAGCACTGAAGATTTAGCGCAGACCCATGCGGGTACGCTGCAGCGATTACGCGAGTGGGGTATTAGCATCAGTCCTGAACTGAAAGTGGTCAACAGTATTGAAGGTTGCTTAGCCTACTATGCCGATATTGGTCAGCGTCGAGCGCAGCTGCCGTATGACATTGATGGGGTGGTATTTAAAATCAATGCCCTAGAGCAGCAGCACAGTTTAGGTTTTCGTGCGCGCGAGCCGCGCTGGGCATTAGCCTATAAGTTTGCTGCGCAAGAAGAAATTACTGAGTTATTAGATGTTGAGTTTCAGGTGGGGCGCACCGGTGCTGTTACGCCAGTGGCACGCTTAAAACCCGTGCATGTTGGCGGTGTGATGGTCTCGAATGCCACCTTGCATAATATGGATGAAGTGGCGCGTTTAGGTGTAATGATTGGTGACACTGTGATTGTGCGTCGCGCTGGCGACGTGATTCCGCAGATCACGCAAGTGCTGTTGGCGCGTCGTCCAAGTGATGCGCGCGCTATCGAAGCGCCCAGCCAGTGTCCGGTCTGTGGTTCGCAGGTTGAGCGCACACAACTGGTTCGTCGCAGCAAAAATAAACAGGTGGTCAGTGAGGGTGCAGTGTGGCGTTGTATGGGGCGTTTAAGCTGCCAAGCCCAGCTGCAACAAGCCCTTATCCACTTTGTCTCGCGCCGTGCGATGGACATTGACGGGTTGGGTGAGAAAATCATTGAGCAGCTGGTTACTCGCAAGCTGGTAGCCTCGCCTGCCGACTTGTATCGCTTGACCTATGAGCAAGTACTTGAGTTGGATGGCTTTGCCGATGTATCCGCACGTAACTTACTCAGTGCGATTGCAGGGAGTAAGCAGCCGCGTTTAGCGCGCTTGATTTTCGCCCTAGGTATTCCTGATGTGGGTGAAGAAACCGCCAAAGTGTTGGCGCGTGCTTTAGGTTCAATGCAGCGCTTACAACAGGCTTATCCGCAAACCCTGTTGTGGTTGCCTGAAATCGGCGCAGAAGTAGCGCACGAGATCACCAGTTTTTTTGCTGACAACCACAATCAAAGTGTGATTGCGCAGCTTGCCGAGTTGCAAGTGCAGGCGGTCGATGAAGGGCAGACTGATGTTGCGTTCCAAGCCTGTGCAACTTTGGCTGGCTTTATCGAGCAGTTTAATATTAGCGGTGTGGCGCACACCAATGCACTGCGTCTTGCACAACACTTTAAAAGTGTTGCGGCGCTGTTTGCGGCAGACTGGCTTGACCTGTGTAGTGTTGAGCGGTTGTCAAAAAACACTGCACTGGCGCTGCAAGACTTTATCAGCCAGGACGAGCAGCGAGAGCACGCACTGTGTCTAGAGCAACAACTGATTGAGTTTGGTATGCATTGGAATTGTCAGCGAACACAGATGCAGGCGGCGCCATTAGCTGGACAAACTTGGGTGTTGACTGGAACCTTAGAGCAGCTAACCCGTGAGCAAGCTAAAGTGCGATTGGAGCAGCTTGGCGCTAAAGTGGCCGGCTCGGTCTCGGCAAAAACCAGTTGTGTGGTGGCTGGTGCTAGTGCTGGCTCTAAGCTGGTGAGAGCGCAAGAGTTGGCTATTCCAGTTTTAGATGAGGCTGCGTTTATCGAACGAATGACACAATTAGAAAACCGGTAA
- a CDS encoding VWA domain-containing protein yields the protein MFEFAWPWLFLLLPLPWLVRVFVPPLPPHDAALCIPFYTELTALQRSQSKAVPYWRSKTAAYILIWLLLLCAAARPQLQGNLQERPTTGRDLLIAVDVSSSMLYSDMTLQGSSLSRMDFVKHWLDSFLAARHGDRLGLILFGSQAYLQAPLTYDHHSVRTWVQEAQPGIAGNTTSIGDAIGLAIKRLRVRPAEHRVLILVTDGANNSGVMSPLAAAQLAARYKIKIYTVGIGSRKAESSLLVEAEPASLELDERSLKSIAKTTAGEYFHLTNSSDLVHMHNSLSQLEPASGYQPPKRSAQELYSWPLAAALLLSMIIIALRLYPTLRNSTRAEESR from the coding sequence ATGTTTGAATTTGCTTGGCCATGGCTTTTTTTATTATTACCCTTACCTTGGCTGGTTCGAGTTTTTGTGCCGCCCCTGCCCCCGCATGATGCAGCACTGTGCATTCCTTTTTATACTGAACTTACTGCCTTGCAACGCAGCCAGAGCAAAGCTGTACCCTATTGGCGTAGTAAAACAGCGGCTTACATTCTGATTTGGCTGCTACTGTTGTGTGCTGCTGCGCGCCCACAACTGCAGGGCAACTTACAAGAGCGTCCCACCACTGGCCGCGACTTATTGATTGCAGTAGATGTCTCAAGCTCCATGCTCTACAGTGATATGACACTGCAAGGCAGCAGCCTTTCACGTATGGATTTTGTTAAGCACTGGCTGGATAGTTTTCTTGCCGCACGCCATGGCGATCGTTTAGGCCTGATCTTATTTGGCAGCCAAGCCTACCTGCAAGCTCCCCTGACCTATGACCATCACAGCGTAAGAACTTGGGTGCAAGAAGCACAACCAGGTATCGCTGGGAACACCACATCAATTGGTGATGCAATTGGCTTGGCGATAAAGCGCTTGCGCGTGCGCCCAGCCGAGCATCGCGTACTGATTTTAGTCACGGACGGTGCCAACAACAGTGGTGTCATGTCACCACTAGCAGCAGCGCAGTTAGCGGCACGCTATAAAATTAAAATTTATACCGTTGGCATTGGCAGTCGCAAAGCAGAATCCTCTTTGCTTGTAGAGGCAGAGCCTGCCAGCCTTGAGCTGGACGAGCGCAGCTTAAAAAGCATTGCCAAAACCACCGCTGGCGAATATTTTCATCTGACCAACAGCAGTGATTTAGTACATATGCATAACAGTTTAAGTCAGTTGGAGCCTGCATCAGGTTATCAACCACCTAAACGCAGTGCTCAAGAACTCTACAGCTGGCCTTTAGCTGCTGCGCTGCTGCTAAGTATGATCATAATAGCGTTGCGCCTTTATCCTACTTTGCGCAACAGCACACGCGCTGAGGAGTCTCGCTGA
- a CDS encoding BatD family protein codes for MRHFVNYLGALVLLCISHVQAATFTATVDRTQINAGESIELILESNDSSQFLAPDLTPLKPLFELINSKQVNRFSTAQGFEEPVTQWILTLLPKQTGFLIIPPISLGERQSAPINLYIKESASVSTAPLEPVYIDTQLDQEWVYVQAQTLLTLRIYHAIPLFADSNLTPLLLDNARVEPLGKPRTFEQHINGVRHGVIEINYAIFPQQSGLIEIPEQIFSATLAGHDPHSLTPFSAQAGQRIEVRSARIPLQVKAIPKDYPEHAAWLPAQQVSLEQSWAPSLDTPISTGTAVTRLLKIHAQGLPDSQLPALTPPPASTYTVYVDQPSFGHQFTEQGLISHRDERQAFVFQSAGQHSLAAIKLPWWNTSTDQLEYAELPAQKLQVIAAALTANSTDLTPLASDPATLTPDNQPLWLWQALSALFFILTLVGFSLWWRARHQPAVIVPASNGPSSRNLHDDLKRACLSNDPQSTRQALDAWARQHPESLADIAMRDDSLSDALDALNSALYSENYSNWQGQALWQAIGQLSFTEPSAASGDDQLPPLYPP; via the coding sequence ATGCGTCACTTTGTTAATTATTTAGGCGCGCTAGTGCTGCTGTGCATCAGTCACGTACAAGCTGCAACCTTTACTGCAACAGTCGATAGAACACAAATCAATGCCGGTGAAAGTATCGAGCTTATCTTAGAGTCAAATGACAGCTCGCAGTTTTTAGCGCCTGACCTAACCCCGCTAAAGCCACTCTTTGAACTTATCAACAGCAAACAAGTTAATCGCTTTAGCACAGCTCAGGGCTTTGAGGAGCCAGTGACACAATGGATTTTGACCTTACTGCCTAAGCAAACCGGCTTTTTAATTATCCCCCCAATCAGCTTAGGTGAACGACAAAGTGCCCCCATCAATCTTTATATAAAAGAGTCTGCCAGTGTCAGTACAGCGCCACTTGAACCTGTATATATTGACACCCAGCTCGATCAAGAATGGGTTTATGTGCAAGCACAAACACTGCTCACTTTGCGTATTTATCATGCCATTCCACTGTTTGCTGACAGCAATCTAACACCTCTTCTGTTAGACAATGCGCGCGTTGAACCCTTAGGTAAGCCGCGCACATTTGAACAGCACATTAATGGCGTGCGCCATGGTGTTATTGAAATTAATTATGCTATTTTTCCGCAACAAAGCGGACTGATTGAAATCCCAGAACAAATTTTTTCTGCGACCTTAGCTGGCCATGATCCGCATTCTCTCACGCCTTTTAGTGCACAAGCTGGGCAGCGTATTGAGGTCAGATCAGCACGTATTCCACTGCAGGTTAAAGCTATCCCCAAGGACTACCCTGAACATGCCGCTTGGCTACCAGCACAACAGGTAAGCCTAGAACAAAGCTGGGCTCCCAGCCTAGATACACCAATCAGCACAGGTACAGCTGTTACTCGGCTGCTCAAAATACATGCACAAGGCTTACCTGACTCTCAGTTGCCTGCTTTAACGCCACCGCCTGCAAGTACTTACACTGTGTACGTTGATCAACCCTCATTCGGCCACCAGTTTACTGAGCAAGGCCTCATCAGTCATCGTGATGAACGCCAAGCCTTTGTCTTTCAAAGTGCTGGCCAGCACAGCCTAGCCGCCATCAAATTACCGTGGTGGAATACCAGTACAGACCAACTTGAATACGCTGAACTACCCGCACAAAAACTACAGGTGATTGCAGCAGCGCTTACAGCCAACTCGACTGACTTAACACCACTAGCAAGCGATCCAGCAACGCTAACACCGGACAACCAGCCATTGTGGCTCTGGCAAGCACTGAGCGCTCTTTTCTTTATTTTAACTCTGGTTGGTTTTAGCTTGTGGTGGCGTGCGCGTCACCAGCCAGCTGTTATCGTACCTGCCAGTAACGGGCCAAGCTCGCGTAATTTACATGACGATTTAAAGCGCGCCTGTTTATCGAATGACCCACAGAGTACACGCCAAGCCCTGGATGCCTGGGCACGCCAACACCCAGAATCGTTGGCTGATATAGCCATGCGTGATGACAGTCTAAGTGATGCTCTGGATGCTCTAAATAGCGCGCTATACAGTGAGAATTATAGTAACTGGCAAGGCCAAGCGCTCTGGCAGGCTATCGGTCAGCTGTCTTTTACTGAGCCTTCAGCTGCCAGTGGCGATGATCAACTGCCGCCACTTTATCCACCCTAG
- a CDS encoding MoxR family ATPase, whose protein sequence is MSPHAALLALRHYLTKQILGQDRLIDRLLIALLADGHLLVEGAPGLAKTKAIKYLADGLEANFQRIQFTPDLLPSDITGTDIYRPESAVFEFQRGPVFHNLILADEINRAPAKVQSALLEAMAEHQVSIGNSTYALPDLFLVMATQNPIEQEGTYPLPEAQLDRFLMHVKIGFPDAQIERKILQQARSIALQGEQKPEHLLNQQTIFAARKEVLNIYMADAMEEYLVQLVIATRTPAKFDPELAKWIRFGASPRGSIAIDRCARAHAWLAGRDFVSPEDIQAVLFDTLRHRIILSFEAQAAGIDQDQVLQHLLDVVAVA, encoded by the coding sequence ATGTCACCTCATGCAGCCTTACTCGCTTTACGCCATTATTTAACGAAGCAAATCCTTGGCCAAGATCGGCTGATTGATCGCTTATTGATCGCCCTGTTAGCCGACGGCCACTTACTGGTAGAAGGCGCGCCGGGCTTGGCAAAAACCAAAGCGATTAAATACCTGGCGGATGGCCTTGAAGCAAACTTTCAGCGCATTCAGTTTACCCCTGACCTGCTCCCTTCAGACATCACCGGCACGGACATTTACCGCCCAGAAAGTGCTGTTTTTGAATTTCAACGTGGCCCTGTTTTTCACAATTTAATTTTAGCCGATGAAATCAATCGCGCACCTGCTAAAGTCCAGTCAGCACTGCTTGAGGCGATGGCTGAACATCAAGTCAGTATCGGTAATAGTACCTATGCCTTACCCGACTTATTCTTAGTTATGGCCACGCAGAATCCCATTGAGCAAGAAGGCACTTACCCGCTGCCGGAAGCACAATTAGACCGTTTTCTAATGCATGTGAAAATTGGTTTTCCTGATGCGCAGATTGAACGCAAAATTCTGCAACAAGCCCGCTCAATTGCCTTGCAAGGTGAGCAAAAGCCTGAGCACTTACTCAACCAACAGACCATTTTTGCTGCACGTAAAGAGGTATTAAATATCTACATGGCGGACGCAATGGAAGAGTATTTAGTCCAGCTGGTCATCGCCACACGCACCCCAGCCAAGTTCGACCCTGAGCTCGCCAAGTGGATTCGCTTTGGTGCCAGCCCGCGCGGCTCAATCGCCATTGACCGTTGCGCACGCGCCCATGCTTGGCTGGCTGGTCGCGACTTTGTCAGCCCTGAAGATATACAAGCGGTTTTGTTTGATACCTTACGCCACCGTATTATTTTATCCTTTGAAGCGCAGGCCGCTGGTATTGATCAAGACCAGGTTTTGCAGCATTTACTTGATGTTGTTGCGGTCGCCTAA
- a CDS encoding DUF58 domain-containing protein codes for MDMQGRTHIELQELLGLRHYVQHIELFSTPLQRSTLLGLHRSRLRGRGMDFDQVRAYQIGDDSRSIDWRVTARTGEVHTKVFHEERERPTFIVAEQSLHLFFASTGCFKSVLVAQVASIFAWASLQHNDRVGGLVFDDNGVTHTPAHRSQHSVLHFIQALADANQRLQQTMSQDLKNPLIEALQQALRLTRTGSLIILICNERHLNDESSHLLRRLAAQAELILLPVSDPLEHCLPTIGPARFALADSSTSIDTHNPRLRQQWQEKGAAYQAAWQNLAQQLGAALLPLSTQFGALEQLQAINLQQVLGTQAGS; via the coding sequence ATGGACATGCAAGGCCGCACGCACATTGAGCTGCAAGAGCTGCTGGGGCTGCGCCATTATGTGCAACACATTGAACTATTCAGCACACCCTTACAACGTAGCACCCTGCTTGGTTTACACCGTTCGCGCTTGCGTGGCCGCGGGATGGATTTTGATCAAGTGCGCGCCTATCAAATCGGTGATGATTCACGCAGTATTGACTGGCGAGTGACTGCACGCACTGGCGAAGTACACACAAAAGTTTTTCATGAAGAACGCGAACGCCCAACATTTATTGTTGCTGAACAAAGCTTGCACCTATTTTTTGCCAGCACCGGCTGTTTCAAGTCTGTTTTAGTTGCGCAAGTCGCCAGTATATTTGCTTGGGCCAGCTTGCAACACAATGACCGTGTTGGCGGCCTCGTATTTGACGACAACGGCGTGACCCATACCCCTGCACACCGCAGCCAACACAGCGTGCTGCATTTTATCCAAGCGCTGGCCGATGCAAACCAGCGCCTGCAACAAACGATGTCTCAGGACTTAAAAAACCCTCTGATCGAAGCATTGCAACAAGCCCTGCGCTTAACACGCACGGGCAGCCTAATTATTTTAATTTGCAATGAGCGCCACTTGAATGATGAAAGCAGCCATTTGTTGCGCCGACTCGCTGCACAGGCCGAACTAATTTTACTGCCGGTCTCTGACCCACTAGAACATTGCTTACCCACTATAGGCCCGGCGCGGTTTGCATTGGCTGACAGCAGCACCAGCATTGACACCCATAACCCTCGCCTGCGCCAGCAATGGCAAGAAAAGGGAGCGGCTTATCAAGCTGCTTGGCAGAATTTAGCTCAGCAACTGGGTGCCGCATTGCTGCCGCTGAGCACGCAATTTGGGGCCTTAGAGCAATTACAAGCCATTAATTTGCAACAGGTGCTCGGCACTCAGGCGGGGTCATGA
- a CDS encoding 3-deoxy-7-phosphoheptulonate synthase has protein sequence MADLPIDDLNIASNVTLITPEQLKNKMPLSEKAQHTVSHGRQVVRDILDGKDHRLFIVIGPCSIHDLKAAHEYADRLKALADEVSDTLFLIMRVYFEKPRTTVGWKGLINDPYLDDSFKIEDGLHIGRKLLLDLAEKGLPTATEALDPISPQYLQDLISWSAIGARTTESQTHREMASGLSSAVGFKNGTDGGLTVAINALQSVSSPHRFLGINQQGGVSIVTTKGNNYGHVVLRGGNGKPNYDSVSVALCEQELKKAKISTNIMIDCSHANSNKDPALQPLVLDNITNQIVDGNQSISSLMIESHLGWGNQSIGDDLSQLKYGVSITDACIDWDTTEKSIRSMREKLKDVLPTRKRN, from the coding sequence ATGGCTGATTTACCAATCGATGACTTAAACATTGCTTCTAACGTGACACTAATCACTCCAGAGCAACTTAAAAATAAAATGCCGCTGAGCGAAAAAGCACAGCACACCGTATCGCACGGCCGTCAAGTTGTGCGTGACATTCTGGACGGCAAAGACCACCGCTTATTTATTGTTATTGGCCCCTGCTCTATCCATGACTTAAAAGCAGCGCATGAATATGCAGACCGCCTCAAGGCACTGGCTGATGAAGTGTCTGACACTCTATTTTTAATCATGCGCGTGTATTTTGAAAAACCGCGCACGACCGTGGGCTGGAAAGGCTTAATCAACGATCCGTACTTGGATGATTCTTTTAAAATTGAAGATGGCTTGCATATTGGCCGTAAATTATTATTGGATCTGGCTGAAAAAGGCTTACCTACTGCCACTGAAGCCTTAGACCCCATTTCGCCACAGTATTTGCAAGACTTAATTAGCTGGTCGGCCATTGGCGCACGTACCACAGAGTCACAAACACACCGCGAAATGGCATCAGGTTTATCCTCTGCAGTGGGTTTTAAAAACGGCACTGATGGTGGCTTAACTGTTGCTATTAACGCTCTGCAATCGGTCTCTAGCCCACATCGCTTTTTAGGCATCAACCAGCAAGGCGGCGTATCTATTGTAACCACTAAAGGCAATAATTATGGCCACGTGGTGTTACGCGGTGGTAACGGCAAACCAAACTATGACTCGGTCAGTGTTGCGCTATGTGAGCAAGAGCTAAAAAAAGCTAAAATCTCTACCAACATCATGATTGACTGCAGCCATGCCAACTCCAACAAAGACCCAGCACTGCAGCCGCTGGTTCTGGATAACATCACCAACCAAATTGTAGATGGTAACCAATCCATTAGCAGCTTAATGATTGAAAGTCATTTAGGTTGGGGTAACCAATCAATCGGTGATGACTTGAGCCAGCTTAAGTACGGTGTGTCTATTACCGATGCTTGTATTGACTGGGACACTACAGAAAAAAGCATACGCAGTATGCGTGAGAAACTAAAAGACGTACTACCGACGCGCAAGCGTAACTAA